From Pristiophorus japonicus isolate sPriJap1 chromosome 1, sPriJap1.hap1, whole genome shotgun sequence, a single genomic window includes:
- the LOC139264228 gene encoding mitochondrial nicotinamide adenine dinucleotide transporter SLC25A51-like: MDTETQTRPKDLVLPGSKQELTQQISCVGPAKYYLCGYFAAFTNIAITFPIQKVLFRQQLHGLTTVNAIRQLKHDGIRNLYRGILPPLLQKTTTVALMFGLYEDFSCLLKRTTNAPELLTHSVSAVLAGTAEAVLTPFERVQALLQDHRHHNRFTNTFHAFKVLRTYGFKEYYRGLVPILLRNGPSNALFFALREPVKQCLPEATTYSANVLNDFICGGFLGSMLGIMFYPVNVVKARMQSQIGGEFQTFTEVFMKIWSERDGKLSHLMRGVHLNYHRSILSWGIINATYEILLKLL; this comes from the coding sequence ATGGATACTGAAACGCAAACCAGACCAAAGGACCTTGTCTTGCCCGGCTCTAAACAAGAATTGACACAGcagatttcttgtgtgggacctgccaAGTATTATCTCTGTGGCTATTTTGCAGCCTTCACTAACATTGCCATCACCTTCCCCATCCAGAAGGTGTTGTTTCGGCAGCAGCTGCATGGACTAACAACAGTGAATGCTATCCGGCAGTTAAAGCACGATGGCATTCGCAATCTGTACCGAGGAATTCTGCCTCCACTCCTGCAAAAGACCACGACTGTGGCATTGATGTTTGGCCTGTACGAGGACTTCTCCTGCCTCTTGAAGAGAACCACTAATGCTCCAGAGCTGCTGACTCACAGTGTGTCTGCAGTATTGGCGGGGACTGCGGAGGCAGTGCTGACACCATTCGAGAGGGTACAGGCCTTGCTACAAGATCACAGACATCATAACCGATTCACAAATACCTTCCATGCCTTTAAGGTTTTGAGAACCTACGGTTTCAAGGAGTATTACAGAGGCCTTGTACCAATACTCCTCCGGAATGGACCTAGTAATGCATTGTTCTTCGCTTTGCGAGAGCCTGTCAAGCAGTGCCTGCCAGAAGCCACTACATACAGTGCTAATGTGCTCAATGACTTTATCTGTGGAGGATTTCTGGGCTCGATGCTCGGAATAATGTTTTATCCAGTTAATGTGGTGAAAGCGCGTATGCAGTCACAGATTGGAGGGGAATTTCAAACTTTTACAGAAGTCTTCATGAAAATCTGGAGTGAAAGGGATGGCAAACTGTCCCATCTAATGAGAGGTGTGCACCTCAATTATCACCGGTCAATTTTATCATGGGGTATAATCAATGCAACCTATGAGATCTTGCTTAAATTGCTCTGA